In a genomic window of Streptomyces koelreuteriae:
- a CDS encoding TfoX/Sxy family protein, protein MAYDEGLAERIRERLGADPAISEKRMFGGLAFLYRGNMAVGVTSDDLMVRVGPEATDTALVRPGARFFDLTGRPMRGWVVVEGAAVAEDQALGAWVDEGRAFAASLPPK, encoded by the coding sequence ATGGCGTACGACGAAGGACTGGCCGAGCGAATCCGGGAACGGCTGGGCGCGGACCCGGCGATCAGCGAGAAACGGATGTTCGGCGGGCTCGCCTTTCTGTACCGCGGCAACATGGCCGTGGGCGTCACCAGCGACGACCTCATGGTCAGGGTCGGCCCGGAGGCGACGGACACGGCGCTGGTACGGCCCGGGGCACGGTTCTTCGACTTGACCGGCCGTCCGATGCGCGGCTGGGTCGTGGTCGAGGGCGCCGCGGTCGCGGAGGACCAGGCGCTCGGCGCGTGGGTCGACGAGGGACGCGCGTTCGCGGCGAGCCTGCCTCCCAAGTGA
- a CDS encoding DUF4287 domain-containing protein: MTTTSSTTPSTVKGPASYFPSIEKKYGRPIADWQDLIRSSPLTRHMELVNWLKSEHGLGHGHANALVAHTLAEHAGK, translated from the coding sequence ATGACCACCACGTCCTCCACCACGCCCTCGACCGTGAAGGGCCCCGCGAGCTACTTCCCTTCCATCGAGAAGAAGTACGGCCGCCCGATCGCGGACTGGCAGGACCTCATCCGCTCCTCGCCGCTGACCCGGCACATGGAGCTGGTGAACTGGCTGAAGTCCGAACACGGACTGGGGCACGGCCACGCCAACGCGCTCGTCGCCCACACGCTCGCGGAGCACGCCGGCAAGTGA
- a CDS encoding class I SAM-dependent RNA methyltransferase: MQAEPRKSLVGEEYEVEVGPVAHGGHCIARTSEGQVLFVRHALPGERVVARVTDGEEGARFLRADAVEILDASKDRIDVPCPFAGPGRCGGCDWQHAKPGAQRRLKADVIAEQLQRLAGLTPEEAGWDGTVVPAEGDKLPAGQVPAWRTRVQYAVTADGRAGLRRHRSHEVEPIDHCMIAADEVSELGIEKRDWTGMDSVEAIAATGSQDRQVVLTPKPGARLPLVELDRPVSVLRVDERDGGVHRVHGRPFVRERADGRTHRVGNGGFWQVHPKSADTLVTAVMQGLLPRKGDMALDLYCGVGLFAGALADRVGDAGAVLGIESGKRAVEDARHNLADFDRVRIEQGKVESVLPRTGITDVDLIVLDPPRAGAGRKTVKHLSSLGARRIAYVACDPAALARDLGYFRDGGYRVRMLRAFDLFPMTHHVECVAILEPAAKGS, encoded by the coding sequence ATGCAGGCAGAACCGAGGAAGTCGCTGGTGGGGGAGGAGTACGAGGTCGAGGTCGGCCCCGTCGCCCACGGCGGCCACTGCATCGCCCGTACGTCCGAGGGCCAGGTGCTGTTCGTCCGGCACGCGCTGCCCGGTGAGCGGGTCGTGGCGCGGGTGACGGACGGCGAGGAGGGTGCCCGTTTCCTGCGCGCCGACGCGGTCGAGATCCTGGACGCCTCCAAGGACCGCATCGACGTGCCCTGCCCGTTCGCCGGCCCCGGCCGCTGCGGCGGCTGCGACTGGCAGCACGCCAAGCCGGGGGCGCAGCGGCGCCTGAAGGCCGACGTCATCGCCGAACAGCTCCAGCGGCTCGCCGGGCTCACCCCGGAGGAGGCCGGCTGGGACGGCACGGTGGTGCCCGCCGAGGGCGACAAGCTGCCCGCGGGCCAGGTCCCCGCGTGGCGCACCCGCGTCCAGTACGCCGTCACCGCCGACGGCCGCGCGGGCCTGCGCCGGCACCGCTCCCACGAGGTCGAGCCGATCGACCACTGCATGATCGCCGCCGACGAGGTCAGCGAGCTGGGCATCGAGAAGCGCGACTGGACCGGCATGGACTCCGTCGAGGCGATCGCGGCGACGGGTTCCCAGGACCGCCAGGTGGTCCTGACGCCGAAGCCGGGCGCGCGCCTGCCGCTGGTCGAACTGGACCGCCCCGTCTCCGTCCTGCGGGTCGACGAACGCGACGGCGGTGTTCACCGTGTCCACGGCCGTCCCTTCGTCCGCGAACGCGCGGACGGCCGGACCCACCGGGTCGGCAACGGCGGCTTCTGGCAGGTCCACCCGAAGTCGGCCGACACGCTCGTGACCGCGGTCATGCAGGGCCTGCTGCCCCGCAAGGGCGACATGGCCCTCGACCTCTACTGCGGCGTCGGCCTCTTCGCCGGCGCCCTCGCCGACCGGGTCGGCGACGCCGGGGCGGTCCTCGGAATCGAGTCCGGCAAGCGGGCGGTGGAGGATGCGCGCCACAATCTCGCGGACTTCGACCGCGTCCGCATCGAACAGGGCAAGGTCGAGAGCGTGTTGCCGCGCACGGGCATCACGGACGTCGACCTCATCGTCCTTGACCCGCCGCGCGCGGGCGCCGGGCGGAAGACGGTGAAGCATCTGTCGTCGCTCGGCGCACGGCGCATCGCGTATGTGGCTTGCGATCCGGCGGCGTTGGCGCGGGACTTGGGGTATTTCCGGGATGGGGGGTATCGGGTGCGGATGCTTCGGGCGTTTGATCTGTTCCCGATGACGCATCACGTGGAGTGCGTGGCGATTCTTGAGCCGGCGGCAAAGGGCTCCTGA
- a CDS encoding APC family permease: MSKLTDVPKRILIGRALRSDRLGETLLPKRIALPVFASDPLSSVAYAPGEVLLVLSIAGVTAYHFSPWIAVAVVVLMFTVVASYRQNVHAYPSGGGDYEVANTNLGPKAGLTVASALLVDYVLTVAVSISSGIENLGSAIPFVVEHKVLCAIGVIVLLTLMNLRGVKESGSLFAIPTYIFVAGVFTMIAWGAFRGLVLDDTMRAPTADYVIKPEHQGLAGFALVFLLLRAFSSGCAALTGVEAISNGVPAFRKPKSKNAATTLAMMGLLAVTMFCGIIALAAATDVRMAENPAKDLIHNGVPLGADYVQNPVISQVAEAVFGKGSFLFIILAAATALVLFLAANTAYNGFPLLGSILAQDRYLPRQLHTRGDRLAFSNGIVLLAGAAGLLVGIYGADSTRLIQLYIVGVFVSFTLSQTGMVRHWNRHLATETDPAKRRHMIRSRAINAFGAFFTGLVLVVVLVTKFTHGAWVALLGMVIFYVTMSAIRKHYDRVAEEIAAPEGPSDDSVRPSRIHSVVLISKIHRPTLRALAYAKLMRSDSLEALSVNVDPAETKALRDEWERRGIDVPLKVLDSPYREITRPIIEYVKGLRKESPRDAVSVIIPEYVVGHWYEHLLHNQSALRLKGRLLFTPGIMVTSVPYQLQSSEAAKRRARKQQDWNAPGSVRRGPAQVRSKESSEPKG; the protein is encoded by the coding sequence GTGTCCAAACTGACCGACGTGCCCAAGCGGATCCTGATCGGGCGCGCACTGCGCAGTGACCGGCTGGGGGAGACCCTCCTGCCGAAGCGCATCGCACTACCCGTCTTCGCCTCCGACCCGCTGTCCTCCGTGGCGTATGCGCCAGGGGAGGTGCTGCTGGTCCTGTCCATCGCGGGCGTGACGGCGTACCACTTCAGTCCGTGGATCGCCGTCGCGGTCGTCGTACTGATGTTCACCGTGGTGGCTTCGTACCGGCAGAACGTGCACGCCTACCCCAGCGGCGGCGGCGACTACGAGGTGGCGAACACCAACCTCGGCCCCAAGGCGGGCCTCACGGTCGCCAGCGCGCTGCTCGTCGACTACGTCCTCACCGTCGCGGTGTCGATCTCCTCCGGCATCGAGAACCTGGGCTCGGCGATCCCGTTCGTCGTCGAGCACAAGGTGCTCTGTGCGATAGGCGTGATCGTGCTGCTCACGCTGATGAACCTGCGCGGGGTGAAGGAGTCCGGCTCGCTGTTCGCGATCCCGACGTACATCTTCGTCGCGGGCGTCTTCACCATGATCGCGTGGGGCGCCTTCCGCGGGCTCGTCCTGGACGACACCATGCGGGCCCCGACGGCGGACTACGTCATCAAACCCGAGCACCAGGGCCTCGCGGGCTTCGCCCTCGTCTTCCTCCTCCTGCGCGCCTTCTCCTCCGGCTGTGCCGCCCTCACCGGCGTCGAGGCGATCTCCAACGGCGTCCCGGCCTTCCGCAAGCCCAAGTCCAAGAACGCCGCGACCACCCTCGCGATGATGGGCCTGCTGGCCGTCACCATGTTCTGCGGCATCATCGCGCTGGCCGCCGCGACCGACGTCCGCATGGCCGAGAACCCGGCCAAGGACCTCATCCACAACGGCGTCCCGCTCGGCGCGGACTACGTCCAGAACCCGGTGATCTCCCAGGTCGCCGAAGCCGTCTTCGGCAAGGGTAGCTTCCTCTTCATCATCCTGGCCGCGGCCACCGCGCTGGTGCTCTTCCTCGCCGCGAACACCGCCTACAACGGCTTCCCGCTGCTCGGCTCGATCCTCGCCCAGGACCGCTACCTGCCCCGCCAGTTGCACACCCGCGGCGACCGCCTGGCCTTCTCCAACGGCATCGTGCTCCTCGCCGGTGCCGCCGGACTCCTGGTCGGGATCTACGGCGCCGACTCCACACGCCTGATCCAGCTCTACATCGTCGGCGTGTTCGTGTCCTTCACGCTCAGCCAGACCGGCATGGTCCGCCACTGGAACCGCCATCTGGCGACGGAGACGGACCCGGCCAAGCGCCGCCACATGATCCGCTCCCGCGCGATCAACGCCTTCGGCGCCTTCTTCACCGGCCTCGTGCTGGTCGTCGTCCTCGTCACCAAGTTCACGCACGGCGCGTGGGTCGCCCTGCTCGGCATGGTGATCTTCTACGTGACGATGTCGGCCATCCGTAAGCACTACGACCGCGTCGCCGAGGAGATCGCCGCCCCCGAGGGCCCGAGCGACGACAGCGTGCGGCCCTCCCGCATCCACTCCGTCGTCCTGATCTCCAAGATCCACCGTCCGACGCTGCGCGCCCTGGCCTACGCCAAGCTGATGCGCTCGGACAGCCTGGAGGCGCTGAGCGTCAACGTCGACCCGGCGGAGACCAAGGCGCTCAGGGACGAGTGGGAGCGGCGCGGCATCGACGTACCGCTGAAGGTCCTGGACTCGCCCTATCGCGAGATCACGCGGCCGATCATCGAGTACGTCAAGGGCCTGCGCAAGGAGTCGCCGCGCGACGCGGTGTCCGTGATCATCCCCGAGTACGTCGTCGGCCACTGGTACGAGCATCTGCTGCACAACCAGAGCGCCCTGCGCCTCAAGGGCCGGCTGCTCTTCACGCCGGGCATCATGGTGACCTCGGTGCCGTACCAGCTCCAGTCCTCCGAGGCGGCCAAGCGGCGCGCCCGCAAGCAGCAGGACTGGAACGCGCCGGGATCGGTGCGGCGGGGGCCGGCGCAGGTGCGGTCGAAGGAGTCTTCGGAGCCGAAGGGCTGA